The proteins below come from a single Catenulispora sp. MAP5-51 genomic window:
- a CDS encoding ATP-binding protein — MTSRRTAHTHLEPGPSAPAGARAFLTETCLRWHAEDFVTDAALVVSELVTNAVRHAGTEMRLALELRDGTLTIRVHDHGPGLPRLIPPAERGFGGQGLAIVVRLAQAWGVAVEDGGGKAVWCRLGPRAAVPAGAGSQGSLWKGEQDVWSA; from the coding sequence ATGACGTCGCGCCGGACGGCCCACACGCACCTGGAGCCGGGGCCCTCCGCGCCGGCCGGCGCCCGGGCCTTCCTGACCGAGACCTGCCTGCGCTGGCACGCCGAGGACTTCGTCACCGACGCCGCGCTGGTGGTCAGCGAGCTGGTCACGAACGCCGTCCGGCACGCCGGGACCGAGATGCGCCTGGCCCTGGAGCTGCGGGACGGGACGCTGACCATCCGGGTCCACGACCACGGTCCGGGCCTGCCCCGGCTCATCCCGCCGGCCGAGCGCGGTTTCGGCGGCCAGGGCCTGGCCATCGTGGTGCGATTGGCCCAGGCCTGGGGGGTCGCGGTCGAGGACGGCGGCGGAAAGGCCGTATGGTGCCGACTCGGGCCGCGAGCCGCGGTACCGGCTGGGGCGGGCTCACAGGGGTCGCTGTGGAAAGGGGAGCAGGACGTATGGAGCGCGTAA
- a CDS encoding LCP family protein yields MPDRTPPPDRNQPPDRNQPRRPRPQPPYDLSPRAPGSRPQDDLRYWSPRPQQPPRATGRPGQPGRPGQPWSGHGERRERPERRQPPSPRRRRLTVAARTLACTASAAILLASAATWAAYHNLTSGLYTSDAINQIRSGEKGYVAPHLDGSVNLLLIGLDSRKDMNGNDLPTDFVEQELHAGSSDIGGYNANVLIFMHIPADGGRVTAFSIARDDYVEEPGGTSAVGDIPDLGMHKIKEAYGRAKQIAVDRLKASGMTDQAQIEKISREVGRESTIRAVQLLTGEHVDHLAEINLLGFYDVAQAVGPIEVCLNHPVDDPIEDGAGTGLKLPAGHSLLDAPTALQFVRQRFHLLRGDFDRNRRQQAFLASVMHKLKSEGVIGDLGKMQALFDVVKKDVVIDDSWDVLDFAARAQNLTDGDADFRELPITGQPVLPGDGSVNTVDPLQIRQIVMTGFGDAKEFADEMAQNAENNGDPGSALGPQSLTEGSAGLGQGRSVLPEQQGGAGLPAGSPQLAGGTPALPPLPAARGAGTGMRPAAIAPTDTHTVVDLYNATARSGLATSVGDWLAASGWPVDKTSGAAAQSHSTIVYGRGAAKAAGQLAAALGLQAVPAPSARTAAGHVLIRLGADYTPPGGPQPPAPSDTAGSGPADPANPDPSGTQDPADSSGIAMDNGITCVN; encoded by the coding sequence GTGCCTGACCGCACTCCGCCGCCTGACCGAAATCAGCCACCTGACCGAAATCAGCCGCGGCGGCCGAGGCCGCAGCCGCCGTACGACCTGTCCCCGCGCGCGCCGGGCTCGCGTCCGCAGGACGACCTGCGCTACTGGAGCCCGCGGCCGCAGCAGCCGCCGCGCGCGACCGGTCGGCCCGGTCAGCCAGGCCGACCCGGCCAGCCATGGTCCGGCCACGGCGAGCGCCGGGAGCGTCCCGAGCGGCGCCAGCCCCCCTCGCCGCGCCGGCGCCGCCTCACGGTCGCGGCCCGCACCCTGGCCTGCACCGCCTCGGCCGCGATCCTCCTGGCCAGTGCCGCGACCTGGGCCGCGTACCACAATCTGACCTCCGGCCTGTACACCTCCGACGCGATCAACCAGATCCGCTCCGGCGAGAAGGGCTACGTCGCCCCGCACCTGGACGGCTCGGTCAACCTGCTGCTGATCGGCCTGGACTCGCGCAAGGACATGAACGGCAACGACCTGCCGACCGACTTCGTCGAGCAGGAACTGCACGCCGGCTCCTCCGACATCGGCGGCTACAACGCCAACGTCCTGATCTTCATGCACATCCCGGCGGACGGCGGCCGGGTGACCGCGTTCTCCATCGCCCGGGACGACTACGTCGAGGAGCCCGGCGGCACCTCGGCCGTCGGCGACATCCCGGACCTGGGCATGCACAAGATCAAGGAGGCGTACGGCCGGGCCAAGCAGATCGCGGTGGACCGGCTGAAGGCCTCCGGCATGACCGACCAGGCCCAGATCGAGAAGATCAGCCGCGAGGTGGGCCGGGAGTCCACGATCCGGGCCGTGCAGCTGCTCACCGGCGAGCACGTGGACCACCTGGCCGAGATCAACCTGCTGGGCTTCTACGACGTGGCCCAGGCCGTGGGCCCGATCGAGGTCTGCCTGAACCACCCGGTGGACGACCCGATCGAGGACGGCGCCGGCACCGGGCTGAAGCTGCCGGCCGGCCACTCGCTGCTGGACGCGCCGACCGCGCTGCAGTTCGTGCGCCAGCGCTTCCACCTGCTGCGCGGCGACTTCGACCGCAACCGGCGCCAGCAGGCGTTCCTGGCCTCGGTGATGCACAAGCTGAAGTCCGAGGGCGTGATCGGCGACCTGGGCAAGATGCAGGCGCTGTTCGACGTGGTGAAGAAGGACGTGGTCATCGACGACTCCTGGGACGTGCTGGACTTCGCCGCCCGGGCGCAGAACCTGACCGACGGCGACGCCGACTTCCGGGAGCTGCCGATCACCGGGCAGCCGGTGCTGCCCGGCGACGGCTCGGTCAACACGGTGGACCCGTTGCAGATCCGGCAGATCGTGATGACCGGGTTCGGCGACGCCAAGGAGTTCGCCGACGAGATGGCGCAGAACGCTGAGAACAACGGGGATCCGGGCTCCGCGCTCGGGCCGCAGTCCCTGACCGAGGGGAGCGCCGGGCTCGGGCAGGGCCGTTCGGTGCTGCCGGAGCAGCAGGGCGGGGCGGGCCTGCCGGCCGGTTCGCCGCAGCTCGCCGGCGGCACCCCGGCCCTGCCGCCGCTGCCGGCCGCCCGCGGCGCGGGCACCGGCATGCGCCCGGCCGCGATCGCGCCCACGGACACCCACACCGTCGTCGACCTCTACAACGCGACCGCCAGGAGCGGCCTGGCCACCTCGGTCGGGGACTGGCTGGCCGCGTCCGGCTGGCCGGTGGACAAGACCAGCGGCGCGGCCGCGCAAAGCCACAGCACGATTGTGTACGGCAGGGGCGCCGCGAAGGCCGCCGGACAACTCGCGGCCGCCCTCGGCCTGCAGGCCGTGCCGGCGCCCTCGGCCCGCACCGCGGCCGGCCATGTGCTGATCAGACTGGGGGCCGACTACACTCCGCCCGGTGGCCCCCAGCCCCCGGCACCGAGCGACACGGCCGGATCGGGCCCGGCGGATCCTGCGAACCCTGATCCTTCCGGCACCCAGGATCCGGCGGACTCCTCCGGCATCGCCATGGACAACGGGATCACCTGCGTGAACTGA
- a CDS encoding sensor histidine kinase, protein MTGMVGLSRVAGGGAGAWRQRAWPTAVAAGRGLVLAPVSLLAGIPLLVAAALTLGLMPIGGGVLVPPVMRAVRGLANWERRIAARWSGVEIQAPYLPRAGRGRLRWLLGDPATWRDLLWMITNIPVGMALGLLPLTLVGYCVVGLISIPGLALSDDLFWWFGLGFGLPALVLAPFAGPALIRAQALWARRLLAPTDVGERISTLTVTRERVSDDAEAEMRRIERDLHDGAQARMAAVGLSLGMAEDLIRENPDEAIALLAEAREHSGAALAELRSLVRGILPPVLAERGLGDALRALAYASPIPVEVRCELYPTERLPAPRESALYFGIAEALANVLKHSGAPRARIDVFRREDRVVAEVWDEGSGGADVDGGLGLAGVRRRLAAFDGGLAVDSPVGGPTTVRLEVPCE, encoded by the coding sequence ATGACGGGGATGGTCGGGCTGTCGCGGGTGGCCGGAGGTGGAGCCGGCGCCTGGCGCCAGCGTGCCTGGCCGACCGCCGTGGCGGCCGGCCGGGGCCTGGTGCTCGCCCCGGTGTCGCTGCTGGCGGGGATCCCGCTGCTGGTGGCGGCGGCGCTGACGCTGGGCCTGATGCCGATCGGCGGCGGCGTGCTGGTGCCGCCGGTGATGCGCGCGGTGCGGGGCCTGGCGAACTGGGAGCGGCGGATCGCCGCGCGCTGGAGCGGCGTCGAGATCCAGGCGCCCTACCTGCCCCGGGCCGGCCGCGGCCGGCTGCGCTGGCTGCTCGGCGACCCGGCGACCTGGCGCGACCTGCTGTGGATGATCACGAACATCCCGGTCGGTATGGCGCTGGGGCTGCTGCCGCTGACGCTCGTCGGCTATTGCGTGGTCGGCTTGATCTCGATCCCGGGGCTCGCGCTGAGCGATGACCTCTTCTGGTGGTTCGGCCTGGGCTTCGGCCTCCCGGCGCTGGTGCTGGCGCCGTTCGCGGGCCCGGCGCTGATCCGGGCGCAGGCGCTGTGGGCCCGCCGGCTGCTGGCGCCGACCGATGTCGGCGAGCGGATCAGCACCCTGACCGTGACCCGCGAGCGGGTCAGCGACGACGCCGAGGCCGAGATGCGCCGCATCGAGCGCGACCTGCACGACGGGGCCCAGGCCCGGATGGCGGCGGTCGGGCTGAGCCTGGGCATGGCCGAGGACCTGATCCGCGAGAACCCCGACGAGGCGATCGCGCTGCTGGCCGAGGCCCGCGAGCACAGCGGTGCCGCGCTGGCCGAGCTGCGCTCGCTGGTCCGCGGGATCCTGCCGCCGGTGCTGGCCGAGCGCGGCCTGGGGGACGCGCTGCGGGCCCTGGCCTACGCCTCGCCGATCCCGGTGGAGGTGCGCTGCGAGCTGTATCCGACAGAGCGGCTGCCGGCCCCTCGCGAGTCGGCTCTGTACTTCGGGATCGCCGAGGCGCTGGCGAACGTGTTGAAGCACAGCGGCGCGCCGCGCGCCCGCATCGACGTGTTCCGCCGCGAGGACCGCGTGGTCGCCGAGGTGTGGGACGAGGGCTCCGGGGGCGCGGACGTGGACGGCGGGCTGGGGCTGGCCGGCGTGCGGCGGCGGCTGGCGGCGTTCGACGGGGGCCTGGCCGTGGACAGCCCGGTCGGCGGGCCGACCACGGTGCGGCTGGAGGTGCCGTGCGAGTGA
- a CDS encoding DUF6542 domain-containing protein: MPHSPGTHGTSGTGHRAPARRGRSQPVTAGRVTVLLVLAPAIGMFFGGVVFAVLCAGAASLAALRVRPAGLWWVLPLAPMAIWAMCVGRELFDVSGSGSRQAVAVAHGMIDAFPPMAVTLAATVAVALLRRVARRRSARA; encoded by the coding sequence ATGCCTCACAGCCCCGGCACTCACGGCACCTCCGGCACAGGACACCGGGCGCCCGCCAGACGCGGCCGATCGCAGCCGGTCACGGCCGGTCGCGTCACGGTGCTGCTCGTGCTCGCGCCGGCGATCGGGATGTTCTTCGGCGGCGTGGTGTTCGCGGTCCTGTGCGCGGGGGCCGCCTCGCTGGCGGCGCTGCGGGTGCGGCCGGCCGGGCTGTGGTGGGTGCTGCCGCTGGCACCGATGGCGATCTGGGCGATGTGCGTGGGCCGCGAGCTCTTCGACGTGTCCGGATCGGGCAGCAGGCAGGCGGTCGCCGTGGCGCACGGCATGATCGACGCCTTCCCGCCGATGGCGGTGACGCTGGCGGCCACCGTGGCCGTCGCGCTGTTACGCCGGGTCGCCCGCCGGAGGTCGGCCCGTGCCTGA
- a CDS encoding STAS domain-containing protein, translating to MAVEGFSVEVDSDPDRGGAAAVSGDVSDGSDGRDGKDGGAGKDSGAVTVTVAGDVDLAAADTLWSVLDEYVRPGAHVVVDCSRVAFLDSMGLRTLIRAQHKAGASDARLTLAAPSEAVLRVLQLAGVADLFVLDISGSGSGR from the coding sequence ATGGCGGTCGAGGGCTTCTCGGTCGAGGTCGACAGCGACCCGGACCGGGGCGGAGCCGCCGCGGTGTCCGGGGACGTCAGTGACGGCAGTGACGGCAGGGACGGCAAGGACGGCGGGGCCGGCAAGGACAGCGGGGCCGTCACGGTCACCGTGGCCGGCGACGTGGACCTGGCGGCGGCGGACACCCTGTGGAGCGTGCTGGACGAGTACGTGCGCCCCGGGGCGCACGTCGTCGTGGACTGCTCGCGGGTGGCGTTCCTGGACTCCATGGGCCTGCGCACGCTGATCCGCGCCCAGCACAAGGCCGGCGCCTCGGACGCGCGGCTGACGCTGGCCGCGCCCTCGGAGGCGGTGCTCCGGGTGCTCCAGCTGGCCGGCGTCGCCGACCTGTTCGTGCTCGACATCAGCGGGAGCGGCAGCGGACGCTGA
- a CDS encoding response regulator, with translation MRVVLAEDQALLRDGLVRLLSAHGFEVVAAVETGPDLVDALVAERPDVAVADIRLPPTYRNEGLAAALEARRRLPGLPVLILSQHVEPLYARELLSDSAGAIGYLLKDRVSNVRSFLDAVRTVAGGGTTMDPEVVAKMLARRSRDERLGALTPREREVLAAMAEGHANAGIAARLVITEKAVSNHINTIFAKLGLLPDLDGNRRVLAVLAFLDAA, from the coding sequence ATGCGCGTAGTGCTGGCCGAGGACCAAGCCCTCCTGCGGGACGGCCTGGTCCGGCTGCTTTCCGCCCACGGCTTCGAGGTCGTCGCGGCCGTCGAGACCGGCCCGGACCTGGTCGACGCGCTGGTCGCGGAGCGGCCGGACGTGGCCGTGGCCGACATCCGGCTGCCGCCGACGTATCGGAACGAGGGCCTGGCCGCCGCCCTGGAGGCGCGCCGCCGGCTGCCGGGTCTTCCGGTGCTGATCCTGTCGCAGCACGTCGAGCCGCTGTACGCCCGCGAGCTCCTGTCCGACAGTGCCGGGGCCATCGGGTATCTGCTGAAGGACCGCGTTTCGAACGTGCGTTCGTTCCTGGACGCGGTGCGGACCGTCGCCGGCGGCGGCACCACCATGGACCCCGAGGTCGTGGCCAAGATGCTGGCCCGCCGCTCCCGCGACGAGCGGCTCGGCGCGCTCACGCCGCGCGAGCGCGAAGTGCTGGCCGCGATGGCCGAAGGGCACGCCAACGCCGGTATCGCGGCGCGGTTGGTGATCACCGAGAAGGCGGTCAGCAACCACATCAACACCATCTTCGCCAAGCTCGGGCTGCTGCCGGATCTGGACGGCAACCGCCGGGTGCTGGCCGTGCTGGCCTTCCTCGACGCGGCCTGA
- a CDS encoding FtsX-like permease family protein, translating into MSLSNLRHRRAAYLASFLNLFLGGAILTGFASLYETGSTPGLAKADRSALQTMALVIGGWGALIIAFGTAATLSLAVQQREKEIALLKAAGALPRQIRRMIMTETAVLLAAAAIPAVPAGMAVGHTVLATLKSTHQVSDGVGLKFGATTLAIGLGDIALAALVAAIVAGRRAANQSTATALVSAATEDTGMSRKRKIAGIVFIALGLDAGVMSATLMKNQGYATMSTAGQACILTGIGLALLAPALIRAAVAVLGPLMRRGGGYLAEAELRRHSRQAAGVLMPVILFVALANGALYQQFIQDDANRAQHIAMSADDKGVQTLSFLVVGMIALFAAVVVANIAVATTLHRRREFGQRRLIGDTPGEVRRSLGWETCAILIAGLVFGTLAALAGVIPFSYAKTGHLMPQQSLWVFFAVAVSVTVLTLAASLGAARRVLNVPALAAMGG; encoded by the coding sequence GTGAGCCTGAGCAACCTGCGGCACCGCCGCGCGGCCTACCTCGCCTCCTTCCTGAACCTGTTCCTCGGCGGCGCGATCCTCACCGGCTTCGCCTCCCTGTACGAGACCGGCAGCACCCCGGGCCTGGCCAAGGCCGACCGCTCGGCGCTGCAGACGATGGCCCTGGTCATCGGCGGCTGGGGCGCCCTGATCATCGCCTTCGGCACCGCCGCGACGCTGAGCCTGGCGGTCCAGCAGCGGGAGAAGGAGATCGCGCTGCTCAAGGCGGCCGGCGCGCTGCCCCGGCAGATCCGCCGCATGATCATGACCGAGACCGCGGTGCTGCTGGCGGCGGCCGCGATCCCGGCGGTGCCGGCCGGCATGGCCGTCGGCCACACCGTCCTGGCCACGCTGAAGTCCACGCACCAGGTCTCGGACGGAGTCGGCCTGAAGTTCGGCGCCACGACCCTGGCGATCGGCCTCGGCGACATCGCGCTGGCCGCCCTGGTGGCCGCGATCGTGGCCGGGCGCCGCGCCGCGAATCAGAGCACGGCGACCGCGCTGGTCTCCGCCGCGACCGAGGACACCGGGATGTCGCGCAAGCGCAAGATCGCGGGGATCGTGTTCATCGCGCTCGGCCTGGACGCCGGGGTGATGAGCGCGACCCTGATGAAGAACCAGGGCTACGCCACCATGTCCACCGCCGGCCAGGCCTGCATCCTCACCGGTATCGGGCTGGCGCTGCTGGCCCCGGCCCTGATCCGGGCCGCCGTCGCGGTCCTGGGCCCGCTGATGCGCCGCGGCGGCGGCTACCTGGCCGAGGCCGAACTGCGCCGGCACTCCCGGCAGGCCGCGGGCGTCCTGATGCCGGTGATCCTGTTCGTCGCGCTGGCCAACGGCGCGCTGTACCAGCAGTTCATCCAGGACGACGCCAACCGCGCGCAGCACATCGCGATGTCCGCCGACGACAAGGGCGTGCAGACTCTCAGCTTCCTGGTGGTCGGCATGATCGCGCTGTTCGCGGCGGTGGTCGTGGCGAACATCGCGGTGGCCACGACGCTGCACCGCCGCCGGGAGTTCGGGCAGCGGCGCCTGATCGGCGACACGCCGGGGGAGGTGCGGCGCTCGCTGGGCTGGGAGACGTGCGCGATCCTGATCGCCGGCCTGGTCTTCGGCACGCTGGCGGCGCTGGCCGGGGTCATCCCGTTCAGCTACGCCAAGACCGGCCACCTGATGCCGCAGCAGAGCCTGTGGGTGTTCTTCGCGGTGGCCGTGAGCGTCACGGTGCTGACTCTGGCCGCGAGTCTGGGTGCGGCCCGGCGGGTGCTGAACGTGCCCGCGCTCGCCGCGATGGGCGGGTAG
- a CDS encoding MFS transporter — protein sequence MSALVAPVPAPDPDSAPALKPALSRPLTLLLSLACGVAVANIYFPQAISPLIATGLNTSKSSAALVTTCSQFGYAAGIFLLVPLGDRLRHRRLVTTLLLLTAVALVLAGTAATLPVLAVASTLIGLTTVVPQILIPMAAGLAEPERRGEVTGTLLSGLIGGILLARTFSGTLGQWLGWRAPYLLAAAAVLALAMAMAAFLPTTTPSTAERYPKLLAAAVRLMRTEPLLRRSCQYQVLVFAAFSAAWTALALHVTGPEYRLGTPAVGVLALVGAGSMLATPRAGRATDRWGPDAVNLRCLLGVLAAAAVLLLGALGGVLGLAGLAVGMLALDVAMQSGQVANQARIFALRPRERARLNTAYMTCAFLGGSAGSWLGVRAYSSFGWQGVCGIVAVLGGLALALCLARRRG from the coding sequence TTGTCCGCACTCGTCGCACCAGTACCAGCACCCGACCCCGACTCCGCCCCCGCCCTGAAACCGGCCCTGAGCCGGCCGCTGACCCTGCTGCTGTCGCTCGCGTGCGGCGTCGCCGTCGCGAACATCTACTTCCCGCAGGCCATCAGTCCACTGATAGCCACCGGCCTGAACACGAGTAAGAGCTCCGCCGCGCTCGTCACCACCTGCTCCCAATTCGGCTACGCGGCCGGCATCTTCCTGCTCGTCCCGCTCGGCGACCGCCTGCGCCACCGCCGCCTGGTCACCACGTTGCTGCTGCTCACCGCCGTCGCGCTGGTGCTCGCCGGAACCGCGGCCACGCTGCCGGTCCTGGCCGTGGCCAGCACCCTGATAGGTCTGACCACCGTCGTCCCGCAGATCCTGATCCCCATGGCCGCCGGCCTCGCCGAGCCCGAACGCCGGGGCGAGGTGACCGGGACCCTGCTGTCCGGGCTGATCGGCGGAATCCTTTTGGCCCGCACGTTTTCCGGCACCCTCGGCCAGTGGCTCGGCTGGCGCGCGCCGTATCTGTTGGCGGCCGCCGCAGTGTTGGCGCTGGCGATGGCGATGGCCGCGTTCCTGCCGACGACGACGCCCAGCACCGCCGAGCGCTACCCCAAGCTCCTGGCCGCGGCGGTGCGCCTGATGAGAACCGAACCGCTGCTCCGGCGCTCGTGCCAGTACCAGGTCCTGGTGTTCGCGGCGTTCAGCGCGGCCTGGACCGCGCTGGCGCTGCACGTCACCGGCCCCGAGTACCGCCTCGGCACGCCTGCGGTCGGCGTGCTGGCGCTGGTCGGTGCCGGAAGCATGCTGGCGACGCCGCGCGCCGGCCGTGCCACCGACCGGTGGGGGCCGGACGCGGTGAATCTCCGTTGCCTGCTCGGGGTTCTGGCCGCCGCGGCCGTGTTGTTGCTCGGTGCCCTCGGCGGAGTGCTCGGGCTTGCCGGTCTGGCCGTCGGCATGCTCGCGCTCGATGTCGCGATGCAGTCCGGCCAGGTCGCGAACCAGGCGCGCATCTTCGCGCTGCGGCCCCGAGAGCGTGCGCGCCTGAACACCGCGTATATGACCTGCGCCTTCCTCGGCGGCAGTGCGGGGTCGTGGCTCGGGGTGCGGGCGTATTCGTCCTTCGGATGGCAGGGGGTCTGCGGGATCGTCGCCGTCCTGGGCGGTCTCGCGCTGGCGCTGTGTTTGGCGCGCCGAAGGGGCTGA
- a CDS encoding ABATE domain-containing protein — protein sequence MSEFRTGSGRLSLDFIRTLRWRGTEGAVEELATPEDLVAWIRLLGPFDADIAITAPPPATLRLARQTREAVYALLKAARATSPADCPPEARSLLNKAASAPPPHPLLDEHGALTHTAADPVAALLSTIARDAVDLATSPLLPRVRDCAGPNCGAWFLDTSRPGTRRWCSMDRCGNQAKKSTWRTKHPGAG from the coding sequence ATGTCAGAGTTCCGCACAGGTTCCGGCAGGCTGAGCCTGGACTTCATCCGCACCCTGAGATGGCGTGGAACCGAGGGCGCGGTCGAGGAACTCGCGACGCCCGAGGATCTGGTCGCCTGGATTCGGCTTCTCGGCCCTTTTGACGCGGACATCGCAATCACCGCGCCGCCGCCCGCCACACTGCGCCTCGCGCGCCAGACCCGCGAAGCCGTCTACGCGCTTCTGAAGGCAGCCCGTGCCACGAGCCCAGCCGATTGCCCGCCCGAAGCCCGAAGCTTGCTGAACAAGGCGGCCTCGGCGCCGCCCCCGCACCCGCTCCTGGACGAACACGGCGCCCTGACCCACACCGCGGCCGATCCCGTCGCCGCGCTCCTGTCGACCATCGCCCGCGACGCCGTGGATCTGGCGACCTCGCCACTGCTGCCCCGCGTGCGCGACTGCGCCGGGCCGAACTGCGGCGCCTGGTTCCTGGACACATCCCGCCCCGGCACCCGCCGCTGGTGCTCGATGGACCGCTGCGGCAACCAGGCGAAGAAGAGCACCTGGCGCACCAAGCACCCGGGGGCAGGGTGA
- a CDS encoding ABC transporter ATP-binding protein: protein MEDALRLESVSKTFGGQVKVAALDQVSLGLPYGTFTAVMGPSGSGKSTLLNCASGLERPDSGRILIGGQDLDTSDETAATRFRRGRIGFVFQAFNLLPTLTVWQNVLLPARIAGTPMTKADRERARALLERIGLGDRLDHRPAELSGGQQQRVAIARAVVNRPALLFADEPTGALDSARAAEVLMLLGESVREFGQTVVMVTHDPVAAAYADRVLFLADGRIVDEMRAPQAAGVAARMAAFRPSGAGQGAGQGVGQGVGQGAGSARRYTGSAA from the coding sequence ATGGAAGACGCGCTGCGTCTGGAATCAGTGAGCAAGACGTTCGGCGGCCAGGTGAAGGTCGCCGCATTGGACCAGGTCAGCCTCGGTCTGCCCTACGGCACCTTCACGGCCGTCATGGGTCCCTCCGGCTCGGGCAAGAGCACCCTGCTCAACTGCGCCTCCGGTCTGGAGCGCCCGGATTCCGGCCGGATCCTGATCGGCGGCCAGGACCTGGACACCTCCGACGAGACCGCCGCCACGCGCTTCCGGCGCGGCCGCATCGGCTTCGTGTTCCAGGCGTTCAACCTGCTGCCGACGCTGACCGTCTGGCAGAACGTGCTGCTGCCGGCGCGGATCGCCGGGACCCCGATGACCAAGGCGGACCGGGAGCGCGCCCGCGCCCTGCTGGAGCGGATCGGCCTCGGCGACCGGCTGGACCACCGTCCGGCCGAGCTGTCCGGCGGCCAGCAGCAGCGGGTCGCGATCGCCCGGGCCGTCGTGAACCGGCCCGCGCTGCTGTTCGCCGACGAGCCGACCGGCGCGCTGGACTCGGCCCGCGCCGCCGAGGTGCTGATGCTGCTCGGCGAGTCGGTGCGGGAGTTCGGGCAGACCGTGGTGATGGTGACGCACGACCCGGTCGCCGCTGCCTACGCCGACCGCGTGCTGTTCCTGGCCGACGGCCGGATCGTGGACGAGATGCGCGCGCCGCAGGCCGCCGGGGTGGCGGCGCGGATGGCCGCGTTCCGTCCCTCCGGCGCCGGGCAAGGCGCCGGCCAGGGCGTTGGGCAGGGCGTCGGGCAGGGCGCGGGCTCCGCGCGCCGCTACACCGGATCGGCGGCCTGA
- a CDS encoding ATP-binding protein, whose product MERVSGVGGEAGVGAGADGGRAGTDGRVPVTLSIPAERDYVVLVRSAAGHLGVRAGFSMAEMGDWRLAVDEACGLLLLPDEVDAIGEELDCVFRLSPAGLSLTVSAEARPGSKPQVGGFGWSLLAALVDDLQWAEEEGRVRVDIVKRAAGHGLPGPDGTARAGVR is encoded by the coding sequence ATGGAGCGCGTAAGCGGTGTGGGTGGTGAGGCCGGCGTGGGCGCGGGTGCCGACGGCGGCCGTGCGGGCACGGACGGCCGTGTCCCGGTGACGCTGAGCATCCCCGCCGAACGCGACTACGTGGTGCTGGTCCGCTCGGCGGCCGGGCACCTGGGCGTGCGCGCCGGGTTCTCGATGGCCGAGATGGGCGACTGGCGCCTGGCCGTCGACGAGGCCTGCGGCCTGCTGCTGCTCCCGGATGAGGTGGACGCCATCGGCGAGGAGCTGGACTGCGTCTTCCGCCTGAGTCCGGCCGGGCTGTCGCTGACCGTGTCCGCCGAGGCCAGGCCCGGCTCCAAGCCGCAGGTCGGCGGCTTCGGCTGGTCGCTGCTGGCGGCCCTGGTCGACGACCTGCAGTGGGCCGAGGAGGAGGGCCGCGTCCGGGTCGACATCGTCAAGCGCGCGGCAGGTCACGGCTTGCCAGGACCGGACGGCACGGCCCGGGCGGGGGTGCGGTGA